One Leucobacter muris DNA segment encodes these proteins:
- a CDS encoding DUF6320 domain-containing protein — protein MRRCAECAVDIEGAWTRCPLCSAATAGETTPSPLPAVPLEFSRRRVLRVLFLASLAVILASFVVQLLFSRGVEGIGALRSVWLGVITMWLVVLMAVRKRRNVAKGTVYLVVLVGLICVYWDYLTGWHGWSLNYAVPIVCACSIVALLITVRVMRIEVGEHIVYSGLTVLLGLAPIGFLAFGWVTTPLPSAICGALSVVVLVLLQLARGAEVRHELSKRLHL, from the coding sequence ATGAGGCGCTGCGCGGAGTGCGCCGTCGATATCGAGGGCGCCTGGACCCGCTGCCCCCTGTGCAGTGCGGCGACCGCCGGCGAGACGACCCCGAGCCCGCTCCCGGCGGTGCCGCTCGAGTTCTCCCGGCGCCGGGTGCTGAGGGTGCTGTTCCTCGCCTCGCTCGCGGTGATCCTCGCATCGTTCGTCGTCCAGCTGCTGTTCAGTCGTGGGGTGGAGGGCATCGGCGCGCTCCGCTCGGTGTGGCTCGGAGTGATCACCATGTGGCTCGTGGTGCTGATGGCGGTGCGCAAGCGGCGCAACGTCGCCAAGGGCACCGTGTACCTCGTGGTGCTGGTCGGCCTGATCTGCGTGTACTGGGACTACCTGACCGGCTGGCACGGCTGGTCGTTGAACTACGCCGTGCCGATCGTCTGCGCCTGTTCCATCGTCGCGCTGCTGATCACCGTTCGGGTGATGCGCATCGAAGTCGGAGAGCACATCGTCTACAGCGGACTGACCGTGCTCCTCGGGCTGGCCCCCATCGGCTTCCTCGCCTTCGGCTGGGTGACCACGCCGCTGCCGTCGGCCATCTGCGGCGCCCTCAGCGTGGTGGTGCTGGTGCTGCTGCAGCTCGCTCGGGGCGCCGAGGTGCGGCACGAGCTCTCCAAGCGCCTGCACCTGTAG
- a CDS encoding AI-2E family transporter, with protein MVKIFGRRWSSGATKPTLSDNAAAKAAYLDSHPEVVHADLEQLDSETREMYRDAREAAVDAREERAKTHTRDFVVRSPFQLGFTVTLGVLVALLVGSIIGQLSTIIMYVAAALFIALGLDPVVRMLERRGIKRPLGIGIVFGGFVLVIGGLLGIIIPMIANQITLLVRSAPALVQDLNNQPWFIDLNSRFGEFVDFDGLLRMGQDFVGDPENLAQMAGGVWQAGIGIANGLTAGLIVLILTLYFLASLRSVKRAFYSLVPRSGRAKVIDITEQVTKSVGGYVNGMVVLAFTNAVLGFIMMTIVGVPFAGLVAVGVFFLALIPLIGSVLATVLVSIVALFDSPMTAIIAAVYYLIYMQIESYLLTPRIMNRVVSVPGSLVVIGALAGGTLLGLLGALISIPVTAMVLMIIKQVWMPRQEMR; from the coding sequence ATGGTGAAGATCTTCGGTCGCCGCTGGTCGAGCGGCGCGACGAAACCGACGCTCAGCGACAACGCGGCGGCGAAGGCGGCCTACCTCGATTCGCATCCCGAGGTGGTGCATGCCGACCTCGAGCAGCTCGACTCCGAGACGCGAGAGATGTACCGCGATGCGCGCGAGGCCGCGGTCGACGCGCGCGAGGAGCGCGCGAAGACGCACACCCGCGATTTCGTGGTGCGCAGCCCGTTCCAGCTCGGCTTCACCGTGACGCTCGGCGTGCTGGTCGCGCTGCTGGTCGGCTCGATCATCGGTCAGCTCAGCACCATCATCATGTACGTCGCGGCGGCGCTCTTCATCGCGCTCGGCCTCGACCCCGTGGTGCGCATGCTCGAGCGGCGGGGCATCAAGCGCCCGCTCGGCATCGGCATCGTGTTCGGCGGCTTCGTGCTGGTGATCGGCGGCCTGCTCGGCATCATCATCCCGATGATCGCCAACCAGATCACCCTGCTCGTGCGCAGCGCCCCCGCTCTCGTGCAAGACCTGAACAACCAGCCCTGGTTCATCGACCTCAACAGCCGCTTCGGCGAGTTCGTCGACTTCGACGGCCTGCTGCGCATGGGCCAGGACTTCGTCGGCGACCCCGAGAACCTGGCGCAGATGGCCGGCGGCGTCTGGCAGGCCGGCATCGGCATCGCCAACGGCCTCACCGCGGGGCTGATCGTGCTGATCCTCACCCTCTACTTCCTGGCCTCGCTGCGCAGCGTGAAGCGCGCCTTCTACTCGCTCGTGCCCCGCTCGGGCCGCGCGAAGGTCATCGACATCACCGAGCAGGTCACCAAGTCGGTCGGCGGCTACGTGAACGGCATGGTGGTGCTCGCCTTCACGAACGCCGTGCTGGGCTTCATCATGATGACGATCGTGGGCGTGCCCTTCGCCGGCCTCGTCGCGGTGGGCGTGTTCTTCCTCGCGCTCATCCCGCTCATCGGCTCGGTGCTGGCCACCGTGCTCGTGTCGATCGTCGCGCTCTTCGACTCGCCGATGACCGCGATCATCGCCGCCGTCTACTACCTGATCTACATGCAGATCGAGTCGTACCTGCTGACGCCGCGCATCATGAACCGCGTGGTGTCGGTGCCGGGCTCGCTCGTGGTGATCGGCGCCCTCGCGGGCGGCACGCTGCTCGGCCTGCTCGGCGCCCTCATCTCGATCCCGGTCACCGCCATGGTGCTGATGATCATCAAACAGGTGTGGATGCCGCGGCAGGAGATGCGCTAG
- the recN gene encoding DNA repair protein RecN: protein MIEELHIRDLGVIADATLPLGPGFTAITGETGAGKTMVVSALGLLMGERSDAGAVRTGAAQARVGGIVRTSDPAVAEIVDDIGGDLEDGELVLSRTVNAEGRSRASVGGASAPVGSLGRLAERLFAVHGQSEQLRLRSAAAQRDTLDRFGGDELAATLRDYRIAHRERQQLGSQIAELTEARDERAAEAVRLRSELEEIAAVDPQAGEEQELVQRIDLLSNVEALRAATSSAHEALTTDSDDPMSRDASSLVDEAVREVERVAGHDQRLEAVLETLRSASFQLADAARELAAYAADLDQEGPGELAQANDRLAALTGLFRVYGADSAAVVEYAADAARRLTELDGDDERIDELTARLEQLDDEERSLADRLSELRADAASRLSELVTVELRQLALPDAEFVVRVTPLDALGGSGGDEVQLLLSPHPGAQPRPIAKSASGGELSRVMLALEVVVAGVDPVPTFVFDEVDAGVGGAAAIEIGRRLARLARSSQVIVVTHLAQVAAFANNHLQVVKDSSGGFTESSCRRLEGEERLAEMARLLSGLSDSGSALEHAAELLALRD, encoded by the coding sequence GTGATCGAGGAGCTGCATATTCGCGATCTCGGGGTCATCGCCGACGCGACGCTGCCGCTCGGGCCGGGCTTCACGGCGATCACGGGCGAGACCGGCGCCGGCAAGACGATGGTGGTGAGCGCGCTCGGCCTGCTGATGGGGGAGCGCAGCGACGCCGGGGCCGTACGCACCGGCGCAGCCCAGGCGCGCGTCGGAGGCATCGTGCGCACCTCTGACCCTGCGGTCGCCGAGATCGTCGACGACATCGGGGGCGACCTCGAAGACGGCGAGCTGGTGCTCAGCCGCACCGTGAACGCGGAGGGGCGCAGCCGCGCGAGCGTCGGCGGCGCGAGCGCCCCGGTGGGCAGCCTGGGGCGACTGGCCGAGCGGCTGTTCGCCGTGCACGGCCAGTCCGAGCAGCTGCGCCTGAGATCGGCTGCGGCGCAGCGCGACACACTCGACCGGTTCGGCGGCGACGAACTCGCGGCGACCCTGCGCGACTACCGCATTGCGCATCGCGAACGGCAGCAGCTGGGCTCGCAGATCGCGGAGCTCACGGAGGCCAGGGACGAGCGGGCCGCCGAGGCCGTCCGTCTGCGCTCCGAGCTGGAGGAGATCGCCGCGGTGGATCCGCAGGCCGGCGAAGAGCAGGAGCTCGTGCAGCGCATCGACCTGCTGAGCAACGTCGAGGCGCTGCGGGCCGCCACCTCTTCGGCGCACGAGGCGCTCACCACCGACTCCGACGACCCCATGAGCCGAGACGCGAGCTCGCTGGTCGACGAGGCGGTGAGAGAGGTCGAGCGCGTCGCCGGCCACGATCAGCGCCTCGAGGCCGTGCTCGAGACGCTGCGCAGCGCGAGCTTCCAGCTGGCGGACGCGGCCCGCGAACTCGCGGCCTACGCCGCCGACCTCGATCAGGAGGGGCCGGGGGAGCTCGCGCAGGCGAACGATCGGCTCGCCGCCCTCACTGGGCTGTTCCGGGTGTACGGCGCCGACTCCGCCGCGGTCGTGGAGTATGCAGCCGACGCGGCGCGGCGTCTGACCGAGCTCGACGGCGACGACGAGCGCATCGACGAGCTCACCGCGCGCCTCGAGCAGCTCGACGATGAGGAGCGCTCGCTCGCCGACCGCCTCTCCGAACTGCGCGCCGACGCGGCGTCGCGACTCTCCGAGCTGGTGACGGTCGAGCTCAGGCAGCTCGCGCTGCCCGACGCCGAGTTCGTGGTGCGGGTGACGCCCCTCGACGCCCTCGGCGGCTCGGGCGGCGACGAGGTGCAGCTGCTGCTCAGCCCGCACCCGGGGGCGCAGCCGCGACCGATCGCGAAGTCGGCCTCCGGAGGCGAGCTCTCGCGCGTGATGCTGGCGCTCGAGGTGGTCGTCGCCGGCGTCGACCCGGTGCCCACCTTCGTGTTCGACGAGGTCGACGCGGGTGTGGGCGGCGCCGCCGCGATCGAGATCGGCCGTCGCCTCGCGCGCCTCGCGCGGTCCTCGCAGGTGATCGTGGTGACGCACCTCGCCCAGGTCGCGGCCTTCGCGAACAACCACCTGCAGGTGGTGAAGGACTCCTCCGGCGGCTTCACCGAGAGCAGTTGCCGGCGCCTCGAGGGCGAGGAGCGCCTCGCCGAGATGGCCCGGCTGCTCTCGGGGCTCAGCGACTCCGGGAGCGCGCTCGAGCACGCCGCCGAGCTGCTCGCGCTGCGCGACTAG
- a CDS encoding site-specific tyrosine recombinase XerD — MGRLTAQQGAERYLRHVTLERGLSANSLAAYRRDLDAYAAWLDRRGIDELSRVTPDTLSEYVAELNGGAAPAGGAAASGAAAPGGPDAPPPPLAPASITRRLSTVRGMHRFLFEEGLLESHAGSGVRTPKRALRLPKALPVEDVEALLAAAGGGEDATADQPVALRDRALLELLYASGARVSEITALDVDDLLSVPGRGDAWGDPERALAEGGFLRVTGKGSKQRIVPYGSYAGRALAAYLVRARPAMAERGGGTPALFVGPRGGRLSRQSAWLVIRAAAERAGITAEVSPHTLRHSFATHLLAGGADVRTVQEMLGHASVTTTQIYTQVTADTLREHYLTAHPRAR; from the coding sequence ATGGGCCGCCTCACCGCGCAGCAGGGGGCCGAGCGCTATCTGCGCCACGTGACGCTCGAGCGCGGCCTCTCGGCCAACAGCCTGGCCGCGTACCGGCGCGACCTCGACGCCTACGCCGCCTGGCTCGATCGCCGCGGCATCGACGAGCTGTCGCGGGTCACGCCCGACACGCTGTCGGAGTACGTCGCCGAACTGAACGGGGGCGCCGCCCCCGCCGGGGGCGCCGCTGCTTCCGGAGCGGCCGCCCCTGGCGGCCCCGACGCGCCGCCCCCGCCCCTCGCGCCCGCCTCGATCACCCGCAGGCTCTCGACCGTGCGCGGCATGCACCGCTTCCTGTTCGAGGAGGGGCTGCTCGAGAGTCACGCGGGCAGCGGCGTGCGCACCCCGAAGCGCGCGCTGCGGCTGCCCAAGGCGCTGCCCGTCGAGGACGTCGAGGCGCTGCTCGCGGCGGCCGGCGGAGGGGAGGATGCGACCGCCGATCAGCCCGTGGCGCTGCGTGATCGCGCGCTGCTCGAGCTGCTCTACGCGAGCGGCGCGCGGGTGAGCGAGATCACGGCCCTCGACGTCGACGATCTGCTCTCGGTTCCCGGGCGGGGCGACGCCTGGGGCGACCCCGAGCGCGCGCTCGCCGAGGGCGGCTTCCTGCGCGTGACGGGCAAGGGGTCGAAGCAGCGGATCGTGCCCTACGGCAGTTACGCGGGGCGCGCGCTCGCCGCCTACCTGGTGCGCGCCCGCCCCGCGATGGCCGAGAGGGGCGGCGGCACACCCGCGCTCTTCGTGGGGCCCCGCGGCGGCCGGCTCTCCCGGCAGAGCGCCTGGCTCGTGATCCGGGCCGCCGCCGAGCGCGCCGGCATCACCGCCGAGGTGTCGCCGCACACCCTGCGCCACTCGTTCGCCACGCACCTGCTGGCGGGCGGCGCCGACGTGCGCACTGTGCAGGAGATGCTCGGCCACGCCTCGGTGACCACCACGCAGATCTACACGCAGGTGACCGCCGACACGCTGCGCGAGCACTACCTCACCGCCCACCCGCGGGCGCGTTAG
- a CDS encoding NUDIX domain-containing protein translates to MAGEETAAAAAQREGGSAPLADAPAEVPVLDSELLVRGRVWDVRRDRFEFGGEVLTRDYLDHTGAVAVVALDADDRILLIQQYRHAIAHRDWEIPAGLMDAPGESGLLAAQRELAEEADLQADCWHLLLDEFLSPGGTSEAMRVFLARDLTPVEHDYVRGEEEAELVPRWVPLDEVVEAALEGRVQNAVTVSAALAAWVSRGRGWSTLRDPELPWIAREAARGARSG, encoded by the coding sequence GTGGCCGGCGAGGAGACCGCGGCGGCTGCCGCGCAGCGGGAGGGCGGATCGGCTCCGCTCGCCGACGCCCCCGCCGAAGTGCCCGTGCTCGACAGCGAGCTGCTCGTGCGCGGCCGCGTCTGGGACGTGCGCCGCGACCGCTTCGAATTCGGCGGCGAGGTGCTCACGCGCGACTACCTCGACCACACGGGCGCCGTCGCCGTGGTGGCGCTCGACGCCGACGACCGGATCCTGCTGATCCAGCAGTACCGGCACGCCATCGCGCACCGCGACTGGGAGATCCCCGCCGGCCTCATGGACGCGCCGGGGGAGTCGGGGCTGCTCGCCGCGCAGCGCGAGCTCGCCGAGGAGGCCGACCTGCAGGCCGACTGCTGGCATCTGCTGCTCGACGAGTTCCTCTCGCCCGGCGGAACGAGCGAGGCCATGCGCGTCTTCCTCGCCCGCGATCTCACACCCGTCGAGCACGACTACGTGCGCGGCGAGGAGGAGGCCGAGCTCGTGCCCCGCTGGGTGCCGCTCGACGAGGTCGTGGAGGCGGCGCTCGAGGGGCGCGTGCAGAACGCGGTCACGGTGAGCGCCGCGCTCGCCGCCTGGGTCTCCCGGGGCCGCGGATGGTCGACGCTGCGCGATCCCGAGCTGCCCTGGATCGCCCGCGAAGCCGCACGGGGAGCGCGGTCGGGCTGA
- a CDS encoding CTP synthase: MGTEQRTDQTGITKHIFVTGGVVSSLGKGLTAASLGNLLTARGLHVVMQKLDPYLNVDPGTMNPFQHGEVFVTDDGAETDLDIGHYERFLGINLSQAANVTTGQIYSTVIAKERRGEYLGDTVQVIPHITNEIKRRMRLQAEEDPRPDVIITEVGGTVGDIESQPFLESARQVRHELGRQNVFFVHVSLVPFMGASGEQKTKPTQHSVAALRSIGIQPDALVLRSDRPVTDDNLRKIALMCDVDEDAVVNAIDVPSIYDLPRLLNDQGLDQTIVEHLGLSERADDVDWTDWQPVLDAVHHPKGEVTLALVGKYIDLPDAYLSVTEALRAGGFAHSTKVNLKWVPSDTCETPEGALEQLGDVDGICVPGGFGIRGIEGKLGALRFARENGIPTLGLCLGLQCMVIEYARNVTGLEGASSTEFDPETPVPVIATMAEQVDIIDGGDLGGTMRLGLYEAALAEGSLAAELYGAPTASERHRHRYEVSNRYRDQIAESGLSFSGTSPDGELVEYVELARDVHPFYIATQAHPELKSRPGTPHPLFAGLVGAAIERRDAAQLFEVEEGE; encoded by the coding sequence GTGGGAACAGAGCAGCGCACGGACCAGACCGGCATCACCAAGCACATCTTCGTGACCGGGGGTGTCGTCTCCTCGCTCGGCAAGGGGCTGACCGCCGCGAGTCTCGGCAATCTCCTCACCGCGCGCGGTCTGCACGTGGTCATGCAGAAGCTCGATCCGTACCTCAACGTCGATCCGGGCACTATGAACCCGTTCCAGCACGGCGAGGTCTTCGTGACCGACGACGGCGCCGAGACCGACCTCGACATCGGGCACTACGAGCGCTTCCTCGGCATCAACCTGTCGCAGGCGGCGAACGTCACCACCGGCCAAATCTACTCGACCGTGATCGCCAAGGAGCGCCGCGGCGAGTACCTCGGCGACACGGTGCAGGTGATCCCGCACATCACGAACGAGATCAAGCGCCGCATGCGGCTGCAGGCCGAAGAGGATCCCCGCCCCGACGTGATCATCACCGAGGTCGGCGGCACGGTGGGCGACATTGAGTCGCAGCCGTTCCTCGAGTCGGCGCGCCAGGTGCGCCACGAGCTCGGGCGCCAGAACGTGTTCTTCGTGCACGTCTCGCTGGTGCCCTTCATGGGCGCGTCCGGCGAGCAGAAGACCAAGCCCACCCAGCACTCCGTCGCGGCGCTCCGCTCCATCGGCATCCAGCCCGACGCCCTCGTGCTGCGCAGCGACCGCCCCGTCACCGACGACAACCTGCGCAAGATCGCGCTCATGTGCGACGTCGACGAAGACGCGGTGGTCAACGCGATCGACGTGCCCAGCATCTACGACCTGCCCCGCCTGCTCAACGACCAGGGCCTCGACCAGACCATCGTCGAGCACCTCGGCCTCTCCGAGCGGGCCGACGACGTCGACTGGACCGACTGGCAGCCCGTGCTCGACGCGGTGCACCACCCGAAGGGCGAGGTCACCCTCGCGCTCGTGGGCAAGTACATCGACCTGCCCGACGCCTACCTCTCGGTGACCGAGGCGCTGCGCGCCGGCGGCTTCGCGCACTCCACGAAGGTCAATCTCAAGTGGGTGCCCTCCGACACCTGCGAGACGCCCGAGGGCGCGCTCGAGCAGCTCGGCGACGTCGACGGCATCTGCGTGCCCGGCGGCTTCGGCATCCGCGGCATCGAGGGCAAGCTCGGCGCGCTGCGCTTCGCCCGCGAGAACGGCATTCCCACGCTCGGCCTGTGCCTCGGCCTGCAGTGCATGGTGATCGAGTACGCCCGCAACGTGACCGGCCTCGAGGGAGCCTCGTCGACCGAGTTCGACCCCGAGACCCCCGTGCCCGTGATCGCGACCATGGCCGAGCAGGTCGACATCATCGACGGCGGCGACCTCGGCGGTACGATGCGCCTGGGCCTCTACGAGGCCGCGCTCGCGGAGGGGTCGCTCGCGGCCGAGCTCTACGGCGCGCCCACTGCGAGCGAGCGCCATCGCCACCGCTACGAGGTGAGCAACCGCTATCGCGACCAGATCGCGGAGTCGGGCCTCTCGTTCTCGGGCACGAGCCCCGACGGCGAACTGGTCGAGTACGTCGAGCTGGCACGCGACGTGCATCCGTTCTACATCGCCACGCAGGCGCACCCCGAGCTGAAGTCGCGCCCGGGCACGCCGCACCCGCTGTTCGCCGGCCTCGTCGGCGCCGCGATCGAGCGCCGCGACGCAGCGCAGCTGTTCGAGGTCGAAGAGGGCGAGTAG
- a CDS encoding TlyA family RNA methyltransferase — MAAPDDRGEGVWLGEGERLDRALPQLGLARSRSQAAELIAAGSVLVDGRPATKSGARVPEGARIAVSGGDHYVSRAAHKLIAGLDEFGIDPAGRVALDLGASTGGFTQVLLERGARAVQAIDVGHDQLVPELRADARVRLVEGRNARELTAENLAADTGVVEPPALVVADLSFISLGLILPAIARCAAPDADLVLLVKPQFEVGRVRDGVVTDPALWAQAIRTVLRAGEEHGFAARGLARSPIAGGSGNREFLVHFAGVDDAHPTEWEGRIAELCDDDDRAAPTRVRPRNRANGEP; from the coding sequence ATGGCGGCTCCTGACGATCGGGGCGAGGGGGTCTGGCTGGGCGAGGGTGAACGCCTGGATCGGGCGCTGCCGCAGCTCGGCCTCGCCCGGTCTCGCAGCCAGGCGGCCGAGCTGATCGCGGCGGGCAGCGTGCTGGTCGACGGCCGGCCGGCGACGAAGTCGGGCGCCCGCGTGCCCGAGGGGGCGCGGATCGCGGTCTCGGGCGGCGACCACTACGTGAGCCGCGCTGCCCACAAGCTCATCGCCGGTCTCGACGAGTTCGGCATCGATCCCGCCGGCCGTGTCGCTCTCGACCTCGGAGCGTCAACGGGTGGCTTCACTCAGGTGCTGCTCGAGCGCGGTGCGCGGGCGGTGCAGGCCATCGACGTGGGCCACGACCAGCTGGTGCCCGAGCTGCGCGCCGACGCGCGGGTGCGGTTGGTCGAGGGCCGCAACGCCCGCGAGCTCACCGCCGAGAACCTGGCGGCCGACACGGGAGTGGTCGAGCCCCCGGCACTGGTGGTCGCCGACCTCTCGTTCATCTCGCTCGGCCTGATCCTGCCCGCCATCGCGCGCTGCGCGGCCCCGGACGCCGACCTCGTGCTGCTTGTGAAACCGCAGTTCGAAGTCGGGCGCGTGCGCGACGGGGTGGTCACCGACCCGGCGCTGTGGGCGCAGGCGATCCGCACCGTGCTGCGTGCGGGAGAAGAGCACGGCTTCGCCGCGCGCGGCCTCGCCCGGTCGCCGATCGCCGGCGGTTCGGGCAACCGGGAGTTCCTGGTGCACTTCGCAGGCGTCGACGACGCGCATCCGACAGAATGGGAGGGGAGGATCGCGGAACTCTGCGACGACGACGATCGCGCAGCCCCCACTCGAGTCCGACCCCGCAACCGAGCGAACGGAGAGCCATGA
- a CDS encoding alcohol acetyltransferase, whose protein sequence is MTRRAWVRLDNASNIFLAARSDADPKVFRMSAEVDHEVDPMLLQQALDLTYERYPLYHAVLRRGVFWYYLQDSDLHPTVTADARPTCAPIYQADRLGLLFRVMHHRRRIILEIFHALSDGTGALWFLSDLLAAYIRLRHPEPPLEAAAAEETRTDPARADASPRPGDDPAGPLHELASDSFAHYFRRPPRARRGDPPASESAFSRAAAPAPLTVDESVRPAPAEPPSPRTPRRRPGARAYRVRGTRTPDNRTRAVELTVPAQEVLALARAEGVALTMYLTAVFFESIRLSSGGLGRARTLAASVPVNLRQFYPSTSARNFFATVRVEHTYGEGPDDLGSICRRLEAQFRPKASAEALGKKLRRFIRFERMAGLRIVPRPLKDVLLGLINWANNRGLSVAVSILGRVSLPDPAESHVGRMLFQVSAVRPQFCAMSHAGQLTITFTSPFTETDHVREFARLLTRRGLNVRVAAARVTEAELAEGEGLAKGEGLSEGES, encoded by the coding sequence ATGACGCGCCGGGCCTGGGTGCGGCTCGACAACGCCTCCAACATCTTCCTCGCGGCCCGCAGCGACGCGGATCCGAAGGTGTTCCGCATGAGCGCCGAGGTCGACCACGAGGTGGATCCGATGCTCCTGCAGCAGGCGCTCGACCTCACCTACGAACGGTACCCGCTCTACCACGCGGTGCTGCGACGCGGCGTGTTCTGGTACTACCTGCAGGACAGCGATCTGCACCCGACCGTCACCGCCGACGCGCGGCCCACCTGCGCGCCCATCTACCAGGCGGATCGACTCGGGCTGCTGTTCCGCGTGATGCATCACCGGCGACGGATCATCCTCGAGATCTTCCACGCGCTCTCCGACGGCACGGGGGCGCTGTGGTTCCTCTCCGACCTGCTGGCGGCGTACATCCGGCTGCGTCACCCCGAGCCTCCGCTCGAGGCCGCCGCGGCCGAGGAGACACGCACCGACCCCGCTCGGGCCGACGCCTCGCCCCGGCCCGGCGACGACCCGGCCGGCCCGCTGCACGAGCTGGCCTCCGACAGTTTCGCGCACTACTTCCGCCGCCCGCCCCGCGCCCGCCGCGGCGACCCGCCGGCCTCCGAGTCCGCGTTCAGCCGCGCCGCCGCGCCGGCCCCGCTCACCGTCGACGAGAGCGTGCGGCCCGCGCCCGCCGAGCCCCCGAGCCCCCGCACTCCGCGTCGCCGCCCGGGCGCTCGGGCCTACCGGGTCCGGGGAACCCGCACCCCCGACAATCGCACGCGCGCCGTCGAACTCACGGTGCCGGCGCAAGAGGTGCTGGCGCTCGCGCGGGCCGAGGGCGTCGCGCTCACCATGTACCTGACAGCGGTGTTCTTCGAGTCGATCCGCCTGTCCTCCGGCGGCCTCGGCAGGGCCCGCACCCTGGCGGCCTCGGTGCCGGTGAACCTGCGCCAGTTCTACCCGTCGACGTCGGCCCGCAACTTCTTCGCGACCGTGCGCGTGGAGCACACCTACGGCGAGGGGCCCGACGACCTCGGTTCGATCTGCCGGCGGCTCGAGGCCCAGTTCAGGCCGAAGGCGAGCGCCGAGGCGCTCGGCAAGAAGCTTCGGAGATTCATCCGCTTCGAGCGGATGGCCGGCTTGAGGATCGTGCCGCGGCCCCTCAAAGACGTGCTGCTGGGGCTGATCAACTGGGCCAACAACCGCGGGCTGAGCGTGGCGGTGTCGATTCTCGGCCGCGTGAGCCTGCCGGATCCGGCCGAATCGCACGTGGGGCGCATGCTGTTCCAGGTCTCGGCCGTGCGCCCGCAGTTCTGCGCCATGTCGCACGCGGGTCAGCTCACGATCACCTTCACCTCGCCGTTCACGGAGACCGACCACGTGAGGGAGTTCGCCCGGCTGCTCACCCGCCGCGGGCTGAACGTGCGCGTCGCGGCCGCGCGGGTGACCGAGGCGGAGCTCGCGGAAGGCGAAGGCCTGGCGAAGGGCGAAGGCCTGTCGGAGGGCGAGTCATGA
- a CDS encoding NAD kinase: MSTAHEAGTRRFLVVSHTHRDEAVAATVEAVSALRAAGAEPVLDRHDRQEFAPHLNIESIAELGRDVTIHELEAAIVLGGDGTILRAAELLRGSECPIVGVNLGHVGFLAEMENYDLAETIDRVLRRDYTVEERMTVDVQATCDGEVIAETWALNEASVEKRRRMLEVEIGVDGLPVSNFACDGVVLATPTGSTAYAFSAGGPVVWPTVQAMLMVPIAAHALFDRPLVTGTDSELSVRILPENIGPGVMWCDGRRRTELPAGSIVRVRRSAHSVRLARLNRAMFSDRLVRKFHLPVSGWRGTRRESGGAE; encoded by the coding sequence ATGAGCACTGCGCATGAAGCGGGCACGAGGCGTTTTCTCGTCGTCTCGCACACTCATCGCGACGAGGCGGTCGCGGCCACGGTCGAGGCGGTATCCGCGCTTCGCGCAGCCGGTGCGGAACCCGTGCTCGACCGGCACGACCGGCAGGAGTTCGCACCGCACCTGAACATCGAGAGCATCGCCGAGCTCGGCCGAGACGTGACCATCCACGAGCTCGAGGCCGCCATCGTGCTCGGCGGCGACGGCACGATCCTGCGCGCCGCCGAGCTGCTGCGCGGATCCGAGTGCCCCATTGTTGGGGTCAACCTGGGGCACGTGGGCTTCCTCGCCGAGATGGAGAACTACGACCTCGCTGAGACGATCGACCGGGTGCTGCGGCGCGACTACACGGTCGAGGAGCGCATGACGGTCGACGTGCAGGCCACCTGCGACGGCGAGGTGATCGCCGAGACCTGGGCGCTGAACGAGGCATCGGTCGAGAAGCGGCGGCGCATGCTCGAGGTGGAGATCGGCGTCGACGGGTTGCCGGTCTCGAACTTCGCCTGCGACGGAGTGGTGCTCGCCACGCCGACGGGGTCGACGGCGTACGCGTTCTCGGCCGGCGGGCCCGTCGTCTGGCCCACCGTGCAGGCGATGCTGATGGTGCCGATCGCGGCGCACGCGCTCTTCGACCGCCCCCTGGTGACGGGCACCGACTCCGAGCTGAGCGTGCGCATCCTGCCCGAGAACATCGGACCGGGCGTGATGTGGTGCGACGGACGGCGCCGCACCGAGCTGCCGGCGGGTTCGATCGTGCGGGTGCGCCGATCCGCGCACTCGGTGCGCCTCGCGAGGCTCAACCGGGCGATGTTCTCGGATCGGCTGGTGCGCAAGTTCCACCTGCCGGTCTCGGGCTGGCGCGGCACCCGTCGGGAGAGCGGAGGGGCCGAGTGA